A region from the Mucilaginibacter sp. CSA2-8R genome encodes:
- the eno gene encoding phosphopyruvate hydratase, producing MSLIINVHARQILDSRGNPTVEVEVLTENGALGRAAVPSGASTGAHEAVELRDNDKSKYMGKGVLQAVANVNDKLAKELQGMDVFEQNAIDKLMLEIDGTANKGNLGANAILGVSLAVAKAAAQESRQPLYRYVGGVNANTLPIPMMNIVNGGSHSDAPIAFQEFMIMPVGAPSFSEALRWGTEVFHNLKKILHDRGLSTAVGDEGGFAPTFAGTEDGVETILQAIEKAGYKAGEDIFLAFDCAASEFYEGGKYNYAKFEGDKGAVRTSAEQVEYLAELAAKYPIISIEDGMAEDDWDGWKLLTEKIGDKVQLVGDDLFVTNVTRLQQGIDNETGNSILVKVNQIGSLTETINAVTLAQTNGYTSVMSHRSGETEDATIADLAVALNCGQIKTGSASRSDRIAKYNQLLRIEEELGANARFIGKDFKFLKKRQK from the coding sequence ATGAGCTTAATAATTAATGTACATGCCCGCCAGATATTAGACTCGCGCGGCAATCCTACCGTAGAGGTTGAGGTGTTAACCGAAAATGGTGCTTTAGGCCGTGCTGCCGTACCATCGGGTGCTTCAACCGGTGCACACGAAGCTGTTGAACTTCGCGACAACGACAAAAGCAAATACATGGGCAAAGGCGTTTTACAGGCAGTTGCCAACGTAAACGACAAACTGGCCAAAGAACTGCAAGGCATGGATGTTTTTGAGCAAAATGCGATTGACAAGTTAATGCTCGAAATTGATGGTACTGCTAACAAAGGTAACTTAGGTGCTAACGCTATTTTAGGCGTTTCTTTAGCCGTGGCTAAAGCTGCTGCTCAAGAAAGCCGTCAGCCTTTATACCGTTATGTAGGTGGCGTTAACGCTAACACTTTGCCTATACCGATGATGAACATTGTTAACGGTGGTTCACACTCAGATGCTCCTATCGCTTTCCAGGAATTTATGATTATGCCGGTTGGCGCTCCTTCATTTTCTGAAGCTTTAAGATGGGGTACCGAGGTTTTCCATAACCTGAAAAAAATTCTTCATGATCGTGGCTTATCTACAGCAGTAGGCGACGAAGGTGGTTTTGCTCCTACTTTTGCCGGTACCGAAGATGGTGTTGAAACCATTTTACAAGCGATTGAAAAAGCCGGTTACAAAGCAGGCGAAGATATATTTTTAGCGTTTGACTGTGCTGCATCTGAGTTTTACGAAGGTGGCAAATACAACTACGCTAAATTTGAAGGCGACAAAGGTGCTGTACGTACCAGCGCTGAGCAGGTAGAATACCTGGCAGAATTAGCTGCAAAATATCCAATTATTTCTATCGAAGACGGTATGGCCGAAGACGATTGGGATGGCTGGAAATTGTTAACCGAAAAAATTGGCGATAAAGTACAATTAGTAGGTGATGATTTATTTGTAACTAACGTAACCCGTTTACAGCAAGGTATTGATAACGAAACCGGTAACTCTATCCTGGTTAAAGTAAACCAGATTGGCTCGTTAACCGAAACTATCAACGCCGTTACTTTGGCGCAAACCAACGGTTATACTTCGGTAATGAGTCACCGTTCTGGCGAAACTGAAGATGCTACCATTGCCGATTTAGCTGTTGCCTTAAATTGCGGTCAGATTAAAACCGGTTCGGCTTCACGTTCGGACAGGATTGCAAAATACAACCAATTGCTGCGCATCGAGGAAGAATTAGGTGCTAATGCACGTTTTATTGGTAAAGACTTCAAATTTTTGAAGAAAAGACAAAAATAA
- a CDS encoding DUF2490 domain-containing protein produces MRFKLLLLFILLSIKTLPVKAQGQFSGTGSWNIITVNLPGSIQHRWGGYFEAQNRNYGVASNFYYYELKTGVSYNFDNNSFALLGTGRYTTYGFNAVDDGPQITETRFWEQFTTNHYISRLKLEHRYRIEQRWLNTGYRNRFRYRLTATLPLNKPKLEQGTLFASVFAEVFFNNKQPNFERNRFSPSLGYKFTKPFTFQAGFINQRNYAINNSDDKNYLILTATYNLQRK; encoded by the coding sequence ATGCGCTTTAAATTATTGCTGCTTTTCATTTTATTGTCAATAAAAACGTTGCCAGTTAAAGCACAAGGACAATTTTCGGGAACCGGTAGTTGGAATATTATAACCGTTAACTTGCCAGGCAGTATACAACACCGATGGGGTGGTTATTTTGAGGCGCAAAATCGAAATTATGGCGTAGCCAGCAATTTTTACTACTACGAATTAAAAACAGGTGTCAGTTACAATTTTGATAATAACAGTTTTGCTTTGCTGGGCACCGGCCGGTATACTACCTATGGGTTTAATGCTGTAGACGATGGCCCGCAAATTACTGAAACCCGTTTTTGGGAACAGTTTACCACCAATCACTACATCAGCAGGTTAAAACTTGAGCACCGTTACCGTATTGAACAGCGTTGGCTAAATACAGGGTACCGAAACAGATTTAGATACCGTTTAACCGCCACCTTGCCGTTAAATAAGCCTAAGTTAGAACAGGGCACTTTATTTGCCTCAGTTTTTGCCGAAGTGTTCTTCAATAACAAGCAACCTAATTTTGAACGCAATCGCTTTTCACCGTCATTGGGTTATAAGTTTACAAAGCCTTTTACTTTTCAAGCTGGTTTTATTAATCAACGTAACTATGCCATCAACAACAGCGATGATAAAAATTACCTGATTTTAACGGCTACATACAATCTGCAACGCAAATAA
- a CDS encoding ABC transporter permease gives MQPYNNLHATLSIIKASLRSIFRSPSAVVFSLLFPLIFIVIFANIGGGAVSIDAGLAKNADTLNPIYHVLKNYNVINLRKELSVADMQKNLNKGSLDAIINIHKNNGLPAYTLDVTFTAASQEKGNMLRSLLKSLLYQFNTQADPNVRPKIAELKETTIKGREYKYIDFILPGQLGFSLLNIGVFGTAFVFLSLRQTLVIKRFFATPVKKYSIILGEMLARVAFALLSAIIIISIGHYAFGFTLVNGVATVLNMLLLAFIGLVVFMGFGFIISGLARNETSVPPLSNIITLPQFLLSGTFFSTAAFPKWLQPVSNILPLTHLNNAMRKVAFEGAGLLEVSHQLLILFIWGVAIYAVAIKTFKWE, from the coding sequence ATGCAACCATATAATAACCTTCACGCTACCTTATCTATTATCAAAGCCAGTTTACGGTCTATATTCCGGAGCCCGTCGGCTGTAGTATTTAGCTTACTGTTTCCGTTAATCTTCATTGTAATATTTGCCAATATTGGCGGTGGGGCTGTTAGCATCGACGCAGGTTTGGCTAAGAACGCTGATACGCTTAACCCAATTTACCACGTATTAAAAAACTACAATGTCATCAATTTAAGGAAAGAGTTATCGGTAGCCGACATGCAAAAAAACCTGAACAAGGGCAGCCTGGATGCTATTATCAATATTCACAAAAACAACGGCCTGCCGGCTTATACACTCGATGTAACTTTTACTGCGGCATCACAAGAAAAAGGCAATATGCTTCGGTCGCTGCTTAAGAGTTTGCTTTACCAGTTTAATACCCAAGCCGACCCTAACGTGCGCCCTAAAATAGCCGAACTTAAGGAAACCACAATCAAAGGGCGTGAATACAAATACATCGACTTTATATTACCAGGGCAATTGGGTTTCTCGTTGCTAAACATCGGCGTGTTTGGTACTGCTTTTGTATTTTTAAGCTTGCGCCAAACCTTAGTAATTAAACGCTTTTTTGCCACACCGGTAAAAAAGTACAGCATTATTTTAGGAGAGATGCTGGCCCGCGTTGCCTTTGCCTTGTTAAGTGCCATCATCATTATCAGCATAGGCCATTATGCTTTCGGTTTCACCTTGGTAAATGGTGTAGCTACTGTGCTTAACATGTTGCTGTTGGCTTTTATAGGCCTCGTAGTATTTATGGGGTTTGGCTTTATTATATCAGGCTTGGCCCGTAACGAAACCAGTGTGCCACCTTTATCTAACATTATTACCCTGCCCCAATTCCTTTTATCAGGCACTTTCTTTTCTACAGCAGCATTTCCTAAATGGTTGCAACCGGTGAGCAATATTTTGCCGCTTACCCATTTAAATAATGCTATGCGAAAGGTTGCTTTTGAGGGAGCAGGATTACTTGAAGTAAGTCACCAACTTTTGATTCTATTCATTTGGGGAGTGGCAATCTATGCCGTTGCTATTAAAACATTTAAATGGGAATAG
- a CDS encoding ABC transporter ATP-binding protein, which yields MATQPIITVKNLVKQYAGFTAVQGISFDVYEGEIFGLLGPNGAGKTTTLEIIETLRTKSSGEIMVDGFSVDQQADQIKQRIGVQLQAAGYYPGLNLIELLDLFAGLYGVRIKPLDVLQKVALTDKAKTQYKNLSGGQKQRFSIATTLINSPRIIFLDEPTTGLDPQARRNLWQLIRDIRSAGTTVVLTTHYMDEAEELCDRVAFVDGGRIIGINTPDHFIDELVARGFERPKQVKQANLEDVFINLTGKDLRQ from the coding sequence ATGGCAACACAACCTATCATCACTGTAAAAAACCTGGTAAAGCAGTACGCCGGTTTTACTGCTGTACAGGGCATTAGCTTTGACGTTTACGAAGGCGAAATCTTCGGACTGCTTGGCCCCAACGGTGCAGGGAAAACCACTACGCTCGAAATTATTGAAACCCTGCGTACTAAATCGTCGGGCGAAATTATGGTAGACGGCTTTTCGGTAGACCAGCAGGCCGACCAGATCAAACAGCGCATTGGCGTACAGTTGCAGGCTGCAGGGTACTATCCAGGCCTTAACTTGATTGAACTACTTGATTTATTTGCCGGGTTGTATGGCGTGCGTATTAAGCCATTGGATGTGCTGCAAAAGGTAGCACTTACCGATAAAGCTAAAACGCAATATAAAAACCTTTCGGGCGGGCAAAAGCAGCGCTTCTCTATCGCTACGACCTTAATTAACAGTCCGCGTATTATATTTTTAGATGAGCCTACTACGGGGCTCGACCCACAAGCACGCCGCAACTTGTGGCAACTTATACGTGATATCCGCAGCGCAGGGACCACTGTTGTACTCACTACACATTATATGGATGAGGCCGAAGAGTTATGCGACCGCGTGGCTTTTGTTGACGGCGGCCGCATTATAGGCATCAACACACCCGACCACTTTATTGACGAACTGGTAGCACGTGGATTTGAGCGTCCTAAACAGGTAAAGCAAGCTAACCTGGAGGATGTATTTATTAATCTTACAGGGAAAGATTTGCGGCAGTAA